The proteins below come from a single Bacteroides sp. genomic window:
- a CDS encoding efflux RND transporter periplasmic adaptor subunit: protein MYKNFFLLFLLVLTLPACKRNEAVDEHSHDEVFLYLTAYSEYFEVFAEAAPFVVGQPSEIYAHFTWLEDFKPLENAVITMNLVVGREGIRQTLDTPVRKGIYSFQLKPVLAGKARVYFEIKTQDEEYRLDVPEVTVFDDAHDAIHKAEGMVIQDPNAILFTKEQSWKVNFATESPRQEAFGQVIKTSARVLPAQGDEVIIPARTSGLVQFGSGVLTEGMRVSAGKSLMSISSGNLADQNMGVRLAEASNTYEQARLDLERAEKLAADQIVSERELLQARTSFENARLVYDNLSRHFSQAGQSVASPYSGVIRQVWVQQGQYVETGQPLVSILKNKRLVLHADVSQRYVRDLQSLVSANIRFPGQEKVFSLEQLGGKILSVGQATNDDNFLIPVNLEVNQTGELLPGGFVELFLVARSEQEVITIPQDAVLEEQGTYYVFVQQSPEQFVKREVRPGASDGLRTEILEGLKITDRVVSRGAVWVKLAQSSAALDPHAGHVH from the coding sequence ATGTACAAGAACTTTTTTTTACTGTTTTTGCTGGTCCTGACGCTGCCTGCCTGCAAGCGCAATGAGGCCGTCGACGAACATTCGCACGATGAAGTTTTCCTTTATTTGACTGCCTACAGTGAGTACTTCGAGGTCTTTGCCGAGGCGGCCCCCTTTGTTGTCGGTCAGCCATCAGAGATCTATGCCCACTTTACCTGGCTGGAGGATTTCAAACCCCTGGAAAATGCCGTAATTACAATGAACCTGGTGGTAGGTCGGGAAGGCATCCGGCAAACTCTGGATACGCCTGTGAGGAAGGGCATTTATTCCTTCCAGCTAAAGCCTGTGCTTGCCGGGAAAGCCCGGGTGTACTTTGAGATTAAAACCCAGGATGAGGAATACCGCCTGGATGTCCCGGAGGTGACGGTGTTCGACGACGCCCATGACGCCATCCATAAAGCTGAAGGCATGGTGATCCAAGACCCCAATGCCATCCTGTTCACCAAAGAGCAGTCGTGGAAAGTAAACTTTGCCACAGAATCTCCCCGTCAGGAGGCCTTTGGCCAGGTTATTAAAACCTCGGCTCGGGTGTTGCCTGCCCAAGGCGATGAGGTGATCATCCCTGCCAGGACTAGCGGTCTGGTGCAGTTTGGCTCAGGGGTGCTGACCGAGGGTATGAGGGTGAGCGCTGGAAAATCGCTGATGAGCATCTCTTCCGGGAACCTCGCCGACCAGAATATGGGCGTCCGACTGGCCGAGGCCAGCAACACTTATGAGCAGGCCCGACTTGATTTGGAAAGGGCAGAAAAACTGGCCGCCGATCAGATCGTCTCAGAGCGAGAACTGCTCCAGGCAAGGACCAGTTTTGAAAACGCCAGGCTGGTATATGATAACCTCAGTCGTCATTTCAGCCAGGCAGGGCAGTCGGTGGCCAGTCCTTACTCCGGGGTGATCAGGCAGGTGTGGGTTCAGCAGGGACAGTATGTGGAGACCGGACAGCCCCTGGTCAGCATTCTGAAAAACAAGCGGCTGGTGCTGCATGCCGATGTTTCACAACGTTATGTGCGAGACTTGCAATCGCTGGTCAGCGCAAATATTCGTTTCCCAGGACAGGAAAAGGTCTTCTCGCTGGAACAGCTTGGCGGCAAGATCCTTTCCGTCGGTCAGGCCACCAATGACGACAACTTTCTGATCCCTGTAAACCTGGAAGTAAACCAAACCGGCGAGCTGCTTCCCGGCGGGTTTGTGGAGCTCTTTCTTGTAGCACGCAGCGAGCAGGAAGTCATTACCATTCCCCAAGATGCCGTCCTCGAAGAACAGGGCACTTATTATGTGTTTGTGCAGCAATCGCCTGAACAGTTTGTGAAGCGTGAAGTCAGGCCCGGTGCAAGCGATGGGCTTCGTACTGAAATTTTGGAAGG